From Thermoflavifilum aggregans, a single genomic window includes:
- a CDS encoding SET domain-containing protein, which produces MLMIKPYLHVKKIKGKGRGVFTRADIPARTVVEVSPVLVLSKKDTKYVDKTLLHNYIFLWGERSTRTCLALGYCSLYNHSYDPNCIYEMDFEKEVMRIITRRKIKKGEELLINYNGDVNDHAPMWFPVRNSRTR; this is translated from the coding sequence ATGCTGATGATTAAGCCATACCTGCATGTGAAAAAAATCAAAGGTAAGGGTAGGGGTGTGTTTACCCGTGCTGATATTCCTGCGCGCACCGTGGTAGAAGTATCGCCTGTGCTGGTATTGTCCAAAAAGGATACGAAATATGTGGATAAAACCCTTTTGCACAATTACATCTTTTTGTGGGGAGAAAGATCTACGCGTACCTGTCTGGCGCTGGGTTACTGTTCGTTATACAATCATTCGTATGACCCCAATTGCATCTATGAAATGGATTTTGAAAAGGAAGTCATGCGCATCATCACGCGCAGAAAAATTAAAAAGGGGGAGGAGTTGCTGATTAATTACAATGGAGATGTAAATGATCATGCGCCCATGTGGTTCCCGGTACGAAATTCCAGAACACGATGA
- a CDS encoding YceI family protein: MKRDYAKQILIVIFTMIMLIALLISIFRVKASAQSLFKASPESYVLIKGTSTLHDWTMKSNDVQLSVIFTEDNQHQINGLSNLSLVIPVNSLKSTEGSIMDSKAYKALKAEQYPQIIFKSTQAQVKQSGNTYQILATGNLTIAGVTHTVSVRTVCEMNGNRKLVCTGEKPIDMTDYKVSPPTFMGLMKTGKEVTIQFRVDLFSNDGLSFNN; the protein is encoded by the coding sequence ATGAAACGGGATTATGCAAAACAAATCTTGATCGTAATATTTACGATGATTATGCTTATCGCCCTGCTGATAAGCATTTTCAGGGTAAAAGCCTCAGCCCAGAGCTTATTTAAAGCTTCACCTGAATCGTATGTGCTAATAAAAGGCACATCTACGCTACACGATTGGACCATGAAATCAAATGATGTACAGCTTTCAGTAATCTTTACCGAAGATAATCAGCATCAGATAAACGGACTAAGTAACCTTTCTCTTGTTATTCCAGTAAACAGCCTGAAAAGCACAGAAGGCTCCATCATGGATAGCAAGGCTTACAAAGCATTAAAAGCGGAACAATATCCGCAGATTATTTTCAAATCCACACAGGCTCAGGTAAAACAAAGCGGAAATACCTATCAGATTCTTGCAACAGGAAATCTCACCATTGCAGGTGTAACCCATACCGTATCTGTGCGGACAGTCTGTGAAATGAATGGTAACCGGAAGCTTGTCTGTACCGGAGAAAAACCCATTGACATGACAGATTACAAAGTTTCACCACCCACATTCATGGGATTGATGAAAACAGGCAAAGAAGTTACCATTCAGTTTCGTGTGGATCTGTTTTCCAATGACGGACTTTCTTTCAATAATTAA
- a CDS encoding metallophosphoesterase family protein: protein MTIGILSDTHGSLPADWWNHFDEVDEIWHAGDVGDMHVVNELQSRKPLRAVYGNVDGHDIRSLFPESLLFTCSGLTIWMIHIGSYPPRYTPEIRALLDVYHPDIFICGHSHILKIIPDPARKLLHINPGAAGMQGWHHVRTAVKLYLQPGKIERAEVIEWPRTVLKK from the coding sequence ATGACCATAGGTATTCTTTCTGATACACATGGAAGTTTGCCCGCTGATTGGTGGAATCATTTTGATGAAGTGGATGAAATATGGCATGCAGGTGATGTGGGCGATATGCATGTGGTGAATGAATTGCAGTCGCGCAAGCCTTTGCGGGCTGTGTATGGCAATGTGGACGGGCACGACATCCGCAGTCTTTTTCCTGAATCATTATTGTTTACCTGTAGTGGCCTTACCATTTGGATGATTCATATTGGATCCTATCCGCCACGCTACACGCCAGAAATCCGGGCTTTGCTTGATGTGTATCATCCGGATATTTTCATCTGCGGTCATTCTCATATCCTGAAGATTATTCCGGATCCTGCCAGAAAGTTGTTGCATATCAATCCCGGCGCTGCGGGCATGCAGGGCTGGCACCATGTGCGTACAGCCGTGAAACTATATCTGCAACCAGGTAAAATCGAAAGAGCCGAAGTGATAGAGTGGCCCAGAACCGTACTGAAAAAATAA
- a CDS encoding zinc-dependent alcohol dehydrogenase family protein, with protein sequence MKAIVYHGPGKIAWEDKPKPWLQEETDVIVKISKTTICGTDLHILKGDVPEVTDGRILGHEGVGIIEEAGKAVQRFKPGDHVLISCITSCGSCSYCKKGMYSHCEKGGWILGHLIDGTQAEYVRIPHADHSLYPIPQGLEEEALVMLSDILPTGFECGVLNGEVKPGDTVVIVGVGPVGLAALLTAQFYSPGLLIAIDMDENRLEIAKQFGADYGVQLKETNPVEVVKGLTQGKGADVVIEAVGVPESFELCQSLVAPGGIIANIGVHGKPVTLHMENLWAHNIKITTRLVDTVTIPLLLKTVQSGKLMPQKLITHHFKLDEALAAYQVFKHAAAEKALKVILSA encoded by the coding sequence ATGAAAGCAATTGTATATCACGGGCCCGGCAAAATAGCCTGGGAAGATAAACCCAAACCCTGGCTGCAGGAAGAAACCGACGTAATCGTTAAAATTAGCAAAACAACTATTTGCGGTACCGACCTGCATATTCTCAAGGGCGATGTACCGGAAGTAACGGATGGTAGGATACTTGGGCATGAAGGAGTAGGCATCATTGAAGAAGCCGGAAAAGCTGTACAACGGTTTAAACCCGGCGATCATGTACTGATTTCATGTATCACTTCTTGTGGAAGTTGCTCGTATTGCAAAAAAGGAATGTATTCTCATTGTGAAAAAGGCGGCTGGATTCTGGGCCATCTCATTGATGGTACACAAGCCGAATACGTAAGAATCCCTCATGCCGATCATAGCCTGTATCCAATTCCACAGGGATTGGAAGAAGAAGCATTGGTAATGCTCAGCGATATTTTGCCTACCGGATTTGAATGCGGAGTTTTAAACGGCGAAGTAAAACCGGGCGATACGGTGGTGATTGTAGGTGTAGGTCCCGTAGGTTTAGCAGCTTTGCTTACCGCTCAGTTTTATTCGCCAGGTCTGTTGATTGCAATAGATATGGACGAGAACAGACTGGAAATTGCCAAACAGTTTGGCGCTGATTATGGCGTACAACTTAAGGAAACCAATCCTGTGGAAGTTGTGAAAGGTCTTACACAAGGGAAAGGAGCAGATGTGGTTATTGAAGCCGTTGGTGTGCCTGAGAGTTTTGAGCTTTGCCAGTCGTTGGTTGCACCTGGCGGTATTATTGCCAACATAGGCGTACATGGTAAACCCGTTACACTCCACATGGAAAACCTATGGGCACATAATATCAAAATTACAACCCGGCTGGTCGACACGGTTACCATTCCTTTGCTTTTGAAAACCGTTCAATCGGGCAAACTAATGCCTCAAAAATTAATCACACATCATTTTAAACTAGATGAAGCTCTGGCTGCCTATCAGGTATTTAAACATGCAGCTGCAGAAAAGGCATTGAAAGTAATTTTATCAGCATAA
- a CDS encoding S9 family peptidase: MKTWIYLLLCLSTLGLRVSAQRLDSLTIEQIMSDPKWIGTSPSDPFWSPDGQKLYFSWNPEQAPEDSLYYITLTNHQPVKASPAERLQALAQRSGTYDHTFRQLVYSQQGQIYWLHVPTHRLRQITHTAEMAFHPMFAFHDRKIVFQQGDNLFAWDTATGELSQLTLFIHAEKSGAAPHTSPQDVFLEKDALENSVVLQQRKQRKAEEQQAEKNLNSFRNLPDSIFIGSQRVAGLNISPDGRFITYQLIKEPRDVQRTIIPEYVTQSGYTETIPGRTKVGAPQPEMHMWIYDRLRDSTYEVDTHDIPGIHDKPDYLKDYPSEDSAWDAHPPFRKVIVNGPLWSPESPTDGSSHALVVVRSQDNKDRWIMEIHPETGKLTLMDRQRDEAWIAGPGIGWNYSMGNVGWINDHICWFQSEATGYSHLYLYDLLTHQKRALTSGKYEVQTATLSRDKKSFYITTNAVEPGQTQFYRLDIATGRQTRLTHEEGGNRVELSPDEKWLAVLHSFSNHPWELFLQRNDPAAQPEQITHLAESPLFRSYPWRAPEIITFRDRDGYRVYARLFRPRQPASTHPGVLFVHGAGYLQDAHKWWSDYYFREYMFENLLADHGYTVMDVDYRGSAGYGRDWRTAIYRHMGGKDLDDEVDAARFMADSLGVDPHHIGIWGGSYGGFMTLMALFTQPGVFKCGAALRSVTDWAHYNHGYTSDILNEPYTDSLAYKRSSPIYFAAGLQDHLLMCHGMEDTNVHFQDIVRLTEKLIELGKDNWELAVYPLEDHEFKDPSSWTDEYKRIFHLFETNLK, from the coding sequence ATGAAAACATGGATATACCTGTTATTATGCCTGAGCACGCTGGGATTGCGTGTTTCAGCACAAAGGCTTGACAGCCTCACGATCGAACAGATCATGAGCGATCCGAAATGGATTGGTACTTCTCCATCAGATCCGTTCTGGAGTCCGGACGGACAAAAATTGTATTTCAGCTGGAATCCGGAACAGGCGCCTGAAGATTCGCTTTATTACATCACACTCACCAATCATCAGCCTGTAAAAGCCTCTCCTGCCGAGCGTTTGCAAGCTCTTGCCCAACGTTCCGGTACATACGATCATACTTTCCGGCAATTGGTATACAGCCAGCAAGGGCAGATTTACTGGCTGCATGTGCCTACGCATCGATTGCGGCAAATTACCCATACTGCGGAAATGGCTTTCCATCCAATGTTTGCATTTCACGATCGAAAAATTGTATTTCAGCAGGGTGATAATCTTTTTGCCTGGGATACCGCTACAGGAGAGCTTTCCCAGCTGACTTTGTTCATTCATGCGGAAAAATCTGGTGCTGCCCCGCATACTTCTCCACAGGATGTTTTTCTGGAAAAAGATGCCCTGGAAAACTCTGTGGTGCTGCAGCAACGCAAACAACGAAAAGCCGAAGAACAACAGGCAGAAAAAAACCTCAACAGCTTTCGAAACTTGCCCGATAGCATTTTCATCGGATCTCAACGTGTAGCAGGCCTCAATATCAGCCCAGATGGTCGTTTCATTACCTATCAGTTGATAAAGGAACCGCGTGATGTACAACGGACAATCATTCCGGAATATGTCACACAATCAGGCTATACCGAAACCATTCCCGGCCGTACCAAGGTAGGTGCTCCCCAGCCAGAGATGCATATGTGGATATATGATCGGCTGCGCGATTCGACTTATGAAGTGGATACCCACGATATTCCCGGCATTCACGACAAGCCGGATTATCTGAAAGATTATCCTTCGGAAGACAGCGCGTGGGATGCACATCCTCCTTTCCGCAAAGTAATTGTGAACGGGCCGCTATGGAGTCCGGAATCCCCCACAGATGGCAGTTCTCATGCCCTGGTGGTTGTGCGCTCACAGGATAATAAAGACCGGTGGATCATGGAAATACATCCGGAAACAGGTAAGCTTACGCTGATGGATCGCCAGCGCGATGAAGCCTGGATCGCAGGACCGGGCATCGGATGGAATTACAGCATGGGCAATGTGGGATGGATCAATGATCACATCTGCTGGTTCCAATCAGAAGCTACCGGATATTCCCATCTGTATCTGTATGATCTGCTCACACATCAGAAAAGAGCTCTTACTTCCGGTAAATATGAAGTGCAAACGGCCACGCTGTCGCGCGATAAAAAATCTTTCTACATTACTACCAATGCCGTAGAACCCGGTCAGACCCAGTTTTATCGCCTTGATATTGCCACCGGCAGGCAAACCCGGCTTACCCATGAGGAAGGTGGCAACAGGGTTGAGCTTTCACCTGATGAAAAATGGCTGGCTGTGCTGCATTCCTTCAGCAATCATCCCTGGGAATTGTTTCTCCAACGCAATGATCCTGCTGCACAGCCCGAACAAATCACCCATCTGGCCGAAAGTCCGCTGTTCCGCTCCTACCCCTGGCGGGCTCCGGAAATCATTACCTTCAGGGACCGTGATGGCTACCGGGTTTATGCTCGGCTGTTCAGGCCCAGGCAACCGGCATCCACGCATCCCGGCGTACTGTTTGTACACGGCGCTGGCTATTTGCAGGATGCTCACAAATGGTGGAGCGACTACTATTTCCGGGAATACATGTTTGAAAATCTGCTGGCCGATCACGGTTACACGGTCATGGATGTGGATTACCGCGGCAGTGCAGGCTATGGGCGCGACTGGCGAACGGCTATCTACCGGCACATGGGTGGTAAAGACCTCGATGATGAAGTGGATGCAGCCCGCTTTATGGCCGACAGCCTGGGTGTAGATCCTCATCACATCGGCATCTGGGGCGGATCCTACGGCGGATTTATGACCCTGATGGCACTGTTTACCCAACCCGGTGTATTTAAATGCGGTGCTGCCCTGCGCTCAGTAACTGATTGGGCGCATTACAATCATGGATATACTTCCGATATCCTGAATGAACCCTATACCGATAGCCTGGCCTACAAACGCAGCTCGCCAATTTATTTTGCAGCAGGCCTGCAGGATCATCTTCTTATGTGTCACGGCATGGAAGATACCAATGTGCATTTTCAGGATATTGTCCGTTTAACCGAAAAACTTATTGAACTGGGAAAAGATAACTGGGAACTGGCCGTATATCCGCTGGAAGATCATGAATTCAAGGATCCCAGCAGCTGGACAGATGAATATAAACGCATCTTCCACCTCTTCGAAACCAATCTGAAATAG
- the mgtE gene encoding magnesium transporter has product METLIEIKDQVQELLSKDDRQQLHSLLDEMNISEVAALLQEMPDEAPALFPLLSFNRAVHVFRILDFSLQRDIIRALPPARVAELMNELPPDDRVAFLEELPPKAVSELLKLLTDEERKITLSLMGYPEDSVGRIMTPDYIAVYPDWTVEEVLQYIRHYGKNSETIDVIYVIDEEGHLLEDLRIREFLLVDPHTRVRDLMDNRATIVLHTHDKQEDAIQLFRLNNRVALPVVNEQHILLGIVTIDDVLWIADEAYEEDIQKIGGTEAFDEPYLDAPIPLLVRKRAGWLVALFLSEMLTASAMQHYQETGIFIRFVDLILFIPLIMSSGGNSGSQASTLIIRAMAVGEVKLRDWWRVMRRELISGFSLGCILGAFGFLRVTLWQKMHIYNYGPHWMWMAVTIFFSLIGVVLWGSLIGSMLPIVLKRLGFDPAASSAPFVATLVDVTGIVIYCTVAALVLGYSA; this is encoded by the coding sequence ATGGAAACATTAATCGAAATCAAAGACCAGGTGCAGGAGCTTTTGTCGAAGGACGACAGACAACAGCTCCATTCGCTGCTGGATGAAATGAATATTTCGGAAGTTGCTGCGTTGCTGCAGGAAATGCCGGATGAGGCTCCGGCATTGTTTCCCCTGCTTTCCTTCAACAGAGCCGTGCATGTGTTTCGCATTCTTGATTTTTCTCTGCAGCGCGATATCATCCGTGCATTGCCGCCTGCGCGTGTGGCTGAGCTGATGAATGAATTACCGCCCGATGACCGCGTGGCTTTTCTGGAAGAACTGCCGCCGAAAGCTGTAAGCGAGTTGCTGAAATTACTCACAGATGAGGAAAGAAAGATTACGCTTTCGCTGATGGGCTATCCGGAAGACAGCGTAGGCCGCATCATGACGCCCGATTATATTGCCGTATATCCTGATTGGACCGTTGAGGAAGTGCTGCAATATATTCGGCATTACGGTAAAAACAGTGAAACTATTGATGTGATTTATGTGATTGATGAAGAAGGTCATTTGCTGGAGGACCTGCGCATCCGCGAGTTTCTACTGGTAGATCCGCATACTCGCGTGCGGGATCTGATGGACAATCGCGCTACTATTGTATTGCATACACACGATAAGCAGGAAGATGCCATCCAGCTGTTCAGGCTAAACAACCGCGTGGCTTTGCCTGTGGTGAATGAACAACACATTTTACTCGGAATCGTAACCATTGATGACGTATTGTGGATTGCCGATGAAGCCTACGAAGAAGATATTCAGAAAATTGGTGGTACTGAAGCTTTTGACGAGCCTTACCTGGATGCACCCATTCCCTTGCTGGTGCGTAAAAGAGCCGGATGGCTGGTAGCTTTGTTTTTGAGTGAAATGCTCACCGCTTCAGCCATGCAGCATTATCAGGAAACAGGAATTTTCATTCGCTTTGTTGATTTGATATTGTTTATCCCTCTTATCATGTCGAGTGGTGGCAACAGTGGTTCGCAGGCTTCTACGTTAATTATCCGCGCCATGGCTGTGGGTGAAGTGAAACTGCGTGACTGGTGGCGCGTGATGCGCAGGGAATTGATATCAGGATTTTCATTGGGCTGCATATTGGGTGCTTTTGGTTTTTTACGAGTTACGCTCTGGCAAAAAATGCATATCTATAACTACGGTCCGCACTGGATGTGGATGGCCGTTACCATATTCTTTTCCCTGATTGGCGTGGTGCTTTGGGGTAGCCTTATCGGCTCGATGCTGCCTATTGTATTAAAACGATTGGGATTCGACCCGGCTGCTTCTTCTGCTCCCTTTGTTGCAACCCTGGTGGATGTAACCGGAATCGTGATTTATTGTACGGTTGCAGCCCTGGTATTGGGTTATTCTGCTTAG
- a CDS encoding pyridoxamine 5'-phosphate oxidase family protein — translation MLGSLTVSQMDDFLQRHSFGRIGYQIDGRIYIIPVTYLFDGTSIIAHSREGEKIRALRNQQEVCFQVDEIIDQRNWQSVLVWGLYEEITDPQQRYYALDMLIRKIYKLDVHQAAEKPIELDVQPDQLLAEGAMNIVYRIRVLEKSGRFHRYEQKPS, via the coding sequence ATGCTGGGTTCACTTACCGTTTCACAAATGGATGATTTTTTGCAGCGCCATTCGTTTGGTCGGATTGGATATCAGATTGATGGCAGAATATACATTATTCCGGTTACCTATCTGTTTGATGGTACCAGTATTATTGCACATTCACGGGAAGGAGAAAAGATTCGGGCATTGCGAAACCAGCAGGAAGTATGTTTTCAAGTTGATGAAATTATAGACCAAAGAAACTGGCAAAGTGTGCTAGTATGGGGTTTGTATGAGGAAATTACGGATCCGCAGCAACGATATTATGCGTTGGACATGTTGATCCGGAAAATATACAAGCTGGATGTGCATCAGGCTGCTGAAAAGCCTATTGAACTGGACGTGCAGCCCGATCAGCTGCTGGCAGAAGGAGCCATGAATATTGTGTATCGGATTAGAGTGCTTGAAAAAAGCGGTCGGTTTCATCGATATGAGCAGAAACCTTCATAA
- a CDS encoding acetyl-CoA hydrolase/transferase family protein, which yields MKWVQAAEAVSVVQSGHRVFIHSVAMTPHVLIDALVARSHELQNVEIVHIHTEGDLPYCKPEYADAFYPNSFFIGSNMRQALAEGIGDYVPVFLSDISTLFRHRILPIDVAFIQVSPPDKHGYCSLGPSVDVTLSAVETARWVVAQVNPRVPRTHGDGIVHEKDIDFAVWHEADIHEVQSAPVTAVEQQIGRHIAALIEDGSTLQTGIGAIPNAVLEQLEHHRDLGIHTEMFSDGLIPLVEKGVITGRYKKVIPNKIVACFVMGSKKVYDFIHDNPILSMKETAFTNDTSIIRKNPKMVAINSAIEIDLTGQVCADSIGTYQYSGVGGQLDFIRGAALSEGGKPIIAMASVTKNGASKIVPFLKPGASVTTTRAHIHYVVTEYGVADLFGKNLRQRAKALIEIAHPDHREWLEKAAYERFKRW from the coding sequence ATGAAATGGGTACAAGCTGCTGAAGCCGTATCGGTTGTGCAATCGGGTCATCGGGTTTTTATTCACAGTGTGGCGATGACACCGCATGTTTTAATTGATGCATTGGTTGCCAGATCGCATGAACTGCAGAATGTAGAAATCGTGCATATTCACACGGAAGGTGATCTCCCCTATTGCAAGCCAGAGTATGCTGATGCTTTTTACCCGAATTCATTTTTTATCGGAAGCAACATGAGACAGGCGCTTGCCGAAGGAATCGGAGATTATGTGCCTGTTTTTTTAAGCGATATTTCCACATTATTTCGCCATCGCATTTTGCCAATTGATGTGGCATTTATACAGGTCAGTCCACCCGACAAACACGGATATTGTTCACTCGGACCTTCGGTTGATGTCACGCTCAGTGCGGTAGAAACTGCCCGCTGGGTTGTAGCCCAGGTTAATCCCCGCGTACCGCGTACACACGGTGATGGCATCGTGCATGAAAAAGATATTGATTTTGCCGTATGGCATGAAGCCGACATTCATGAAGTGCAAAGTGCACCTGTAACAGCTGTTGAACAACAAATCGGTCGTCATATAGCCGCCTTGATTGAAGACGGATCAACCCTGCAAACCGGCATTGGTGCTATTCCCAACGCTGTGCTTGAACAACTGGAACATCATCGTGATCTGGGTATTCATACCGAAATGTTTTCCGATGGATTGATACCATTGGTGGAAAAAGGAGTCATTACCGGAAGATATAAAAAGGTAATCCCCAATAAAATTGTGGCCTGTTTTGTGATGGGTTCGAAAAAAGTGTATGATTTCATTCATGATAATCCCATCCTGTCCATGAAAGAAACAGCATTTACCAACGATACGAGTATCATTCGGAAAAATCCCAAAATGGTGGCTATCAACAGCGCTATTGAAATTGATTTAACCGGACAGGTATGTGCTGATTCCATTGGTACCTATCAATATTCTGGTGTGGGTGGACAATTGGATTTTATTCGCGGTGCTGCTTTATCAGAAGGCGGCAAACCCATCATTGCCATGGCATCTGTTACCAAAAACGGTGCAAGCAAGATTGTTCCTTTTCTGAAACCGGGTGCCAGCGTAACCACTACCCGCGCGCATATACATTATGTAGTTACTGAATACGGTGTAGCGGATTTGTTTGGCAAAAACCTGCGCCAGCGGGCAAAGGCATTGATTGAGATTGCACATCCCGATCATCGGGAATGGCTGGAAAAAGCAGCTTATGAGCGATTTAAACGATGGTAA
- a CDS encoding YfiT family bacillithiol transferase has translation MDTISEDLRYPVGRFQPPQPITEEDIRLAIESVEQLPSLIEQALVNLDAAQLQTPYRPGGWTVQQVVHHLADSHMQAYARFKLTLTEDQPTVKPFAEDRWAALPDSRVVPVEVSVTLLHALHRRWVALMRQMSRDDWQRSYFHPEHQRLFTLDWVVCMYAWHGRHHLMHIVRLRERMGW, from the coding sequence ATGGATACTATATCGGAAGACTTGCGTTATCCCGTCGGCCGGTTTCAGCCTCCCCAGCCTATTACGGAAGAAGATATCAGGCTTGCCATTGAATCTGTTGAGCAATTGCCCTCCCTGATTGAGCAGGCCCTTGTGAATCTGGACGCAGCTCAGCTGCAAACGCCGTATCGGCCTGGTGGATGGACGGTTCAGCAGGTGGTGCATCATCTGGCGGATTCGCACATGCAGGCGTACGCGCGTTTCAAGCTTACATTGACGGAAGATCAGCCCACCGTAAAGCCTTTTGCAGAAGACCGCTGGGCGGCCCTGCCCGATAGCCGCGTGGTGCCGGTGGAAGTGTCGGTAACCCTGCTGCATGCCCTGCATCGCCGATGGGTGGCGCTGATGCGGCAAATGAGCCGTGACGACTGGCAGCGAAGCTATTTTCATCCCGAACACCAGCGGCTGTTTACGCTGGATTGGGTGGTATGCATGTATGCCTGGCACGGCCGCCATCACCTTATGCACATCGTGAGGTTGCGGGAACGTATGGGATGGTGA
- a CDS encoding adenosylcobalamin-dependent ribonucleoside-diphosphate reductase has protein sequence MELTANARIVLESRYLRRDEQGRLIETPEQMLERVALATAEAELYWGEAKDVQQMASLFFDLMNEKLFLPNSPTLMNAGTPLSQLSACFVLPVEDDMAAIFHTLELAALIQQSGGGTGFNFSHLRPEGSYVSSTGGTASGPVAFMKIFNAATEGIKQGGKRRGANMGILNINHPDILTFIDAKRDAHQLNNFNISVGIRNDFFKALETGKNYTLHFSSVHGKTIEREIPAADLWHKLIHAAWATGDPGLIFLDTIQQFNPTPGIGTIEATNPCGEVPLLPYESCNLGSINLSRMLQKSGNQDWQVDWEKLRRTVHLAVRFLDNVIEMNRYLHPELKRMATGNRKIGLGVMGWAEMLIRMGIPYDSQEALQFGSQLMQFIQHEAQIASALLAAQRGSFPFIIQSQFSGQQRRNATLTSIAPTGTISLIAGTSSSIEPLFAIAYKREHVLNNQTLFEINPAALEILSRQQHFSEQMLDEIILKGSVQHIRQLPESVKRLLKTSLEIDYTYHIAHQVSFQRYTDNAVSKTINMPASATVADVEKAYRMAWQQGAKGITIFRYGSKPEQVLHAGLKKEDEIVRVLESEIHDCKSSCHL, from the coding sequence ATGGAACTGACAGCCAATGCGCGTATTGTTTTGGAGTCGCGCTATCTGCGCCGCGATGAGCAGGGCAGGCTTATTGAAACTCCCGAACAAATGCTGGAGCGAGTAGCTCTGGCCACTGCCGAAGCTGAATTATATTGGGGGGAGGCAAAGGATGTACAGCAAATGGCATCTTTGTTTTTTGATTTGATGAATGAAAAACTTTTTCTGCCCAATTCACCCACACTCATGAATGCAGGCACACCTTTAAGTCAGTTAAGTGCATGTTTTGTATTGCCTGTGGAGGATGATATGGCTGCCATCTTTCATACCCTGGAACTGGCGGCTCTGATTCAGCAGAGCGGTGGAGGTACCGGCTTTAATTTCAGTCATCTCCGGCCTGAAGGCAGTTATGTGTCTTCTACGGGTGGTACGGCTTCGGGCCCTGTGGCTTTTATGAAAATATTCAATGCAGCTACAGAAGGTATCAAACAAGGAGGGAAACGAAGAGGTGCCAACATGGGTATTCTCAATATCAATCATCCAGACATCCTGACGTTTATCGATGCCAAGCGTGATGCACACCAACTCAATAATTTCAATATTTCTGTGGGTATACGGAATGATTTTTTCAAGGCCTTGGAAACAGGAAAAAACTATACCCTGCATTTTTCAAGTGTACATGGAAAAACCATCGAACGAGAAATTCCGGCTGCCGATCTTTGGCACAAGCTCATTCATGCAGCCTGGGCCACAGGCGATCCTGGGTTGATATTTCTGGATACCATTCAGCAATTCAATCCCACACCAGGAATCGGAACTATTGAAGCCACCAATCCATGTGGAGAAGTGCCTTTATTACCTTACGAATCCTGCAATTTGGGCTCGATAAATCTCAGCAGGATGCTGCAAAAAAGCGGAAATCAGGATTGGCAGGTGGATTGGGAAAAGCTGCGCCGGACGGTACACCTGGCTGTTCGTTTTCTGGATAATGTGATTGAAATGAATCGCTATTTGCATCCGGAACTAAAACGAATGGCAACAGGAAACCGCAAGATAGGACTGGGTGTAATGGGTTGGGCTGAAATGCTTATCCGCATGGGTATTCCGTATGATTCACAGGAAGCCTTGCAATTCGGATCGCAGTTGATGCAGTTTATTCAGCATGAAGCCCAAATAGCTTCGGCATTACTTGCTGCACAAAGAGGTTCGTTTCCTTTTATTATCCAAAGCCAATTTTCCGGTCAACAACGTCGCAATGCTACATTGACCAGTATTGCACCTACCGGCACCATTTCGCTTATAGCAGGCACCAGTTCATCTATTGAACCTTTATTTGCTATTGCCTATAAACGCGAACATGTATTGAACAACCAAACCCTGTTTGAAATCAATCCTGCTGCATTGGAAATCTTATCCCGCCAGCAACATTTCAGTGAACAAATGCTCGATGAAATTATCCTGAAAGGAAGCGTGCAGCACATCCGGCAACTGCCGGAATCGGTGAAACGCCTGTTGAAAACTTCGCTGGAAATTGACTATACTTATCATATTGCTCATCAGGTAAGTTTTCAACGATATACGGATAATGCTGTGTCCAAAACCATCAACATGCCGGCTTCGGCTACTGTAGCCGATGTGGAAAAAGCCTACCGGATGGCCTGGCAGCAGGGAGCCAAAGGCATCACCATATTTCGATACGGATCAAAGCCCGAACAGGTGCTGCATGCAGGTTTGAAAAAAGAAGATGAAATTGTACGTGTGCTGGAGTCAGAAATTCACGACTGCAAATCCAGCTGCCATCTTTGA